In Paenibacillus sp. G2S3, a single window of DNA contains:
- a CDS encoding GNAT family N-acetyltransferase, which produces MTYSYRKAVSADYAVICAFPKDSMEVFFMSPKLEYPLTSDQLEQAAQGREKLTVILNEDEQVIGYANLYYEQERDLYWLGNVIVSPDYRGKGAAKFLIRTMLAAAKEDLKLRELHLVCHNVNTKGMLLYSRLGFKPYEIVKRTGPQESTIAGIFMKIELT; this is translated from the coding sequence ATGACGTACAGTTATCGAAAGGCCGTATCTGCGGACTATGCCGTAATATGTGCTTTTCCTAAAGATTCAATGGAAGTGTTCTTTATGTCGCCTAAGCTGGAATATCCGCTTACCTCTGACCAATTAGAGCAGGCTGCACAAGGCAGGGAAAAGCTAACAGTGATCCTGAATGAAGATGAACAGGTTATCGGATACGCCAATTTATATTACGAACAAGAACGAGATTTGTACTGGCTAGGAAATGTTATTGTTTCACCCGATTATAGAGGTAAGGGAGCCGCGAAGTTTTTGATCCGTACCATGCTTGCTGCTGCCAAAGAGGACTTAAAGCTTCGAGAGTTACATCTAGTTTGCCATAATGTGAATACAAAAGGGATGTTATTATACTCCAGATTAGGGTTTAAGCCATATGAAATTGTCAAAAGAACAGGTCCTCAGGAATCAACCATCGCCGGGATTTTTATGAAAATAGAGCTAACTTAG
- a CDS encoding serine/threonine protein kinase, with amino-acid sequence MSEKYFTYEIDAVTFQLQAPCDFAWLSKLGRVFKVFDQQDSGNLSFGVEKDGDQKYFVKFAGAKPLTYDGNPMDAVDNLIKAIPLYNELESEALINLVSHFEVGAGYAAVFEWFEGECLHSHWLFAGEAKLSHPESPFYRYKQLSVEKRLASLDVIFSFHKHVELQGYVAVDFYDGSILYNFENDETRICDIDYYRPKPTENDLGVNFWGSARFKSPEEFILGAPIDEVTNVFNMGATAFVLLGGASDRSLAKWEVSQAHHEVALRAVSLEREQRYQSVAEFKSAWDRAGIV; translated from the coding sequence TTGAGCGAAAAATATTTTACATACGAAATCGATGCAGTAACTTTTCAATTACAAGCGCCTTGTGATTTTGCATGGTTATCTAAACTTGGTAGGGTGTTCAAGGTGTTCGACCAGCAGGATTCCGGAAATCTTTCTTTTGGTGTGGAGAAGGATGGTGATCAGAAGTATTTTGTGAAGTTTGCTGGGGCAAAGCCTTTGACTTACGATGGAAATCCCATGGATGCTGTTGATAATTTGATTAAAGCTATTCCGTTGTATAATGAACTTGAATCTGAAGCACTGATCAATCTAGTGTCACACTTTGAAGTTGGAGCGGGATATGCAGCGGTGTTTGAATGGTTTGAAGGTGAATGTTTACATTCGCATTGGCTTTTTGCGGGTGAAGCTAAGCTGAGCCATCCCGAATCGCCTTTTTACCGCTATAAGCAACTATCTGTTGAAAAACGTTTAGCGTCCTTAGACGTAATCTTTTCGTTTCATAAACATGTTGAGTTGCAGGGTTATGTAGCTGTCGATTTTTACGATGGAAGTATTCTTTATAATTTTGAGAACGATGAAACAAGGATTTGTGATATTGATTATTATAGACCTAAGCCAACTGAAAATGATCTAGGAGTGAACTTCTGGGGTTCAGCAAGATTCAAGTCACCGGAAGAGTTTATCTTGGGTGCACCGATTGATGAAGTAACCAATGTATTCAATATGGGCGCAACAGCATTTGTTCTTTTAGGAGGAGCCTCCGACCGATCGTTAGCAAAATGGGAAGTGAGCCAAGCGCACCACGAGGTTGCTTTACGGGCGGTTAGCCTGGAGCGGGAGCAGCGTTATCAAAGTGTGGCGGAATTTAAATCAGCTTGGGATAGAGCAGGAATTGTTTGA
- a CDS encoding DUF4395 domain-containing protein encodes MQNVPKGIPRPLVKTNQAFIVISVILTWLTGQHWILALPLFAGLLGLLFGYNPIIKLAAKFLRKERSHYVLEDWSQQQFNQTIAVFCLTGGLISFIAGWTIAAYIFTALVAVAATVAILGFCIGCFIHYQWRMYNYRRKQSTN; translated from the coding sequence ATGCAAAACGTCCCCAAAGGAATCCCACGACCCTTAGTAAAGACTAATCAGGCGTTTATCGTCATTTCTGTAATATTGACATGGCTAACAGGACAGCACTGGATACTTGCGCTGCCCTTGTTCGCCGGATTACTCGGACTCTTGTTCGGTTATAATCCCATCATTAAACTGGCTGCAAAGTTTCTGAGAAAAGAACGTTCGCACTATGTACTCGAAGACTGGTCACAGCAGCAGTTTAATCAAACCATTGCTGTTTTCTGCCTCACAGGTGGTTTAATCAGCTTCATCGCGGGCTGGACGATTGCTGCTTATATTTTCACCGCGCTCGTTGCAGTAGCCGCCACTGTTGCGATTCTTGGTTTTTGCATCGGATGTTTTATCCATTATCAGTGGAGAATGTACAATTACAGACGTAAACAGAGCACAAATTAA
- a CDS encoding TetR/AcrR family transcriptional regulator gives MSNKPNMREAILDTASKLFFSQGYHATGLNQIIKDSDSPKGSLYYYFPHGKEELALTCINRTSLTVAQKLNCHMENSNSAAEAMEDFILGMAMEAVESSFEGIVPFSFWLAAETSCISEELRTACKSVFMDLQDVIKKRLLEEGVEGNTAADKASVVVSLFEGALLQTLTLRDEQPLLAAAKIIPAILG, from the coding sequence GTGTCGAACAAGCCGAATATGCGTGAGGCGATTCTGGACACCGCTTCGAAATTATTTTTTTCTCAGGGATATCATGCAACAGGACTGAATCAGATAATTAAAGATAGCGATTCACCGAAGGGGTCTCTTTATTATTACTTCCCACACGGTAAAGAAGAGCTGGCTTTAACATGCATTAACCGGACTAGTCTAACAGTCGCTCAGAAGCTGAACTGTCATATGGAGAATAGCAATAGTGCAGCTGAAGCAATGGAGGACTTTATTCTCGGAATGGCTATGGAAGCAGTAGAATCTTCATTCGAGGGGATCGTTCCGTTCAGTTTTTGGTTAGCGGCGGAGACCTCTTGTATTAGTGAGGAGCTGCGGACTGCATGTAAATCTGTGTTTATGGACTTGCAGGATGTGATCAAGAAACGCCTTCTGGAAGAAGGTGTGGAGGGCAACACTGCAGCCGATAAGGCTTCAGTAGTAGTCTCATTATTTGAAGGAGCGCTTCTTCAGACGCTGACTTTACGGGATGAACAGCCGCTTCTCGCGGCGGCGAAGATTATCCCAGCAATACTTGGTTAG
- a CDS encoding DHA2 family efflux MFS transporter permease subunit: MQGKQQKEVKKFKTIPILVSLLLAGFIGMFSETALNVALSDLMNVLQITPATAQWLTTAYLLTLGILVPISGMLLQWFSTRQLFVAALCFSILGTFLAAVSPSFEFLLTARVVQAMGTALLLPLMFNTILIIIAPEKRGAAMGMIGLVIMVAPAIGPTIAGLLIESLSWHWIFWLSLPFLVIALIFGILFMQNVTKVTKPKIDILSIALSSIGFGGIVFGFSSAGEEAGWGSPKVIIAIVVGVVSLLLFGLRQMKMKQPMINLRAFKYPMFSIGVAMVFICMMVILSSMLILPMYLQQGQGYTAFKAGLLLLPGGIINGLMSPIMGRLFDKYGPKWLVIPGLIIAATALWFFSSITVASTVVFVIVLHSTLMIGVSMVFMPAQTNGINQLPLELYPDGTAIMNTLQQVAGAIGTALAVSIMSAGSKSYMKTVADPTDPANILPAFTNGVQNAFIFGMSMAIVGLILAFFVKRVVVNHKMNTPMH; encoded by the coding sequence ATGCAAGGAAAGCAACAAAAGGAAGTAAAGAAGTTTAAAACCATTCCGATTCTAGTCTCATTATTACTTGCAGGATTTATCGGAATGTTCAGTGAAACCGCACTAAATGTAGCTTTAAGTGATCTTATGAATGTCCTTCAAATTACTCCAGCAACAGCTCAATGGTTGACGACGGCTTATCTGCTTACACTGGGAATTCTAGTACCGATTTCGGGTATGCTGCTTCAGTGGTTCTCGACTAGACAGTTGTTTGTTGCTGCATTATGTTTTTCAATACTTGGAACGTTTCTAGCTGCAGTATCACCTAGCTTCGAGTTCCTATTAACAGCGCGTGTAGTACAAGCAATGGGTACAGCGCTCCTATTACCACTTATGTTCAATACGATCCTTATCATCATTGCTCCTGAAAAACGTGGGGCTGCGATGGGGATGATTGGTTTGGTTATCATGGTTGCTCCAGCGATCGGTCCTACTATTGCTGGACTTCTAATTGAAAGCCTAAGCTGGCACTGGATCTTCTGGCTGTCACTGCCATTCCTGGTGATCGCATTGATATTCGGAATCCTCTTCATGCAGAACGTAACGAAGGTTACGAAGCCGAAGATTGACATCCTCTCCATAGCATTATCATCAATCGGTTTTGGTGGTATTGTGTTTGGTTTCAGTAGCGCCGGTGAAGAAGCTGGTTGGGGAAGTCCAAAAGTAATCATAGCTATCGTAGTAGGTGTGGTATCACTCTTATTGTTCGGTTTGCGCCAAATGAAGATGAAGCAGCCTATGATTAATCTGCGTGCTTTTAAATATCCAATGTTCTCCATTGGTGTGGCTATGGTATTTATTTGTATGATGGTTATCCTGTCATCCATGTTGATTCTTCCAATGTATCTTCAACAGGGTCAAGGGTATACGGCGTTCAAGGCAGGTTTGCTGCTACTTCCAGGGGGGATTATTAACGGATTGATGTCCCCAATCATGGGTCGTCTGTTCGATAAATACGGTCCAAAATGGCTCGTTATTCCGGGTCTGATTATTGCAGCAACAGCTTTGTGGTTCTTCTCCAGTATTACTGTAGCTTCTACGGTCGTATTCGTAATCGTACTTCACAGTACGCTTATGATTGGTGTGTCGATGGTATTTATGCCTGCACAAACCAACGGAATTAACCAGCTGCCGCTAGAATTATATCCAGATGGTACAGCGATCATGAATACATTGCAGCAGGTTGCTGGTGCGATCGGTACTGCATTAGCTGTCAGCATTATGTCCGCAGGTTCTAAGAGTTATATGAAGACTGTGGCCGATCCAACCGATCCAGCGAATATATTGCCTGCGTTCACGAACGGTGTACAAAATGCATTTATTTTTGGAATGAGTATGGCTATTGTGGGTCTAATTCTTGCTTTCTTCGTGAAAAGAGTAGTTGTGAATCATAAAATGAATACACCAATGCATTAA
- a CDS encoding SDR family oxidoreductase, with protein MKTIFITGASSGIGRTTAKHFAERGWNVVATMRSPEQESELITLDNVLVLQLDVEKSDTIQPALAEAIKRFGKIDVLLNNAGYGTMGLIEVATDEQIRRQFEVNVFGLISMTKAILPHFRSNQDGLLINISSMGGKVTFPTMSLYHSTKFAVEGFSESVSYELASQNIKVKLIEPGAIQTDFGGRSMEFFFNDALTDYKPFTTAFLGKLGEMEKQPSYASPPEIVAETIYQAATDGTSQFRYIVGEDAKMLIHMKENTDEEEYLTNIAQHFS; from the coding sequence ATGAAAACAATTTTTATAACGGGTGCTTCGTCTGGCATTGGGAGAACTACAGCAAAACATTTTGCTGAAAGAGGATGGAACGTCGTAGCCACGATGCGTTCACCTGAACAAGAAAGTGAACTTATTACACTTGATAATGTATTGGTTTTACAGCTTGATGTTGAGAAATCAGACACAATTCAACCTGCGTTAGCGGAAGCGATTAAGCGGTTTGGTAAAATTGACGTTCTTCTCAATAATGCTGGTTATGGAACCATGGGTCTTATAGAAGTAGCTACAGATGAGCAGATCAGAAGACAGTTTGAAGTGAACGTGTTTGGTCTTATCAGTATGACTAAAGCCATATTGCCACATTTTCGATCTAATCAAGATGGTTTACTGATCAATATCTCTTCTATGGGAGGGAAAGTAACCTTTCCTACGATGTCTCTGTATCATTCCACTAAATTCGCCGTAGAAGGTTTTTCTGAATCCGTATCTTATGAATTGGCATCACAAAACATCAAAGTAAAGTTAATTGAACCAGGTGCTATTCAAACAGACTTTGGTGGAAGATCGATGGAGTTCTTTTTTAATGATGCATTAACGGATTATAAACCCTTCACTACAGCATTTTTGGGTAAATTGGGTGAGATGGAAAAACAGCCCTCCTATGCTTCGCCTCCAGAAATTGTTGCGGAAACAATATATCAAGCCGCCACAGATGGGACAAGTCAATTCCGGTACATTGTTGGAGAAGATGCAAAAATGCTCATTCATATGAAAGAAAATACAGATGAAGAAGAATATCTGACTAATATAGCCCAGCATTTTTCTTAA
- a CDS encoding PadR family transcriptional regulator — protein MNSQDVILGMLMKESKTGYEIKQLLEDVFSNFYSSSYGTIYPTLARMEKEGLITKENVQQEGKPNKNLLNITDKGRDSFNAYLLAPLEADSIKKSDFMMRLYFGEFVGYDKVIIWLKQVQEESQHKLDQLLEQYSLYKDEMHPAQIICIQIGIEEYKAKLKIIAEGLSNMEQLVLTK, from the coding sequence TTGAACAGTCAGGATGTTATTTTAGGCATGCTTATGAAAGAATCGAAGACTGGTTACGAAATAAAACAGTTATTGGAGGATGTATTCTCTAATTTCTATAGTTCTAGTTATGGAACGATTTATCCCACACTTGCTCGCATGGAAAAGGAGGGTTTGATAACTAAGGAAAATGTGCAGCAGGAAGGTAAGCCTAATAAGAATCTTTTAAACATCACGGATAAAGGAAGAGATAGTTTTAACGCCTATTTACTAGCCCCACTAGAGGCTGACAGTATTAAGAAATCTGATTTTATGATGAGGCTATACTTTGGTGAATTTGTTGGGTATGACAAGGTGATTATTTGGTTGAAGCAGGTACAGGAGGAATCACAACATAAGTTAGATCAGTTACTTGAGCAGTATTCACTTTATAAAGATGAAATGCATCCAGCACAGATCATCTGTATCCAAATTGGCATTGAAGAATATAAAGCAAAACTCAAAATCATTGCCGAAGGGTTGTCAAACATGGAGCAGTTAGTGCTTACGAAGTAA
- a CDS encoding M15 family metallopeptidase, with protein sequence MRIGSRGTRIAAFAVVLLLWTNTMFMGSADAAYVGTSTDSVLQQMQLERKNHLPQGFVYLDEVIPTAQYEIRYYGDNNFVGKRIDGYKAPLAIFSRTAATSLKAVSEDLAKKGYILKIYDAYRPQTAVNHFVRWSQNAIDTKMKQQYYPRLDKRNLFKLGFIAKKSGHSRGSTVDLTIVNKETGAEVDMGSPFDFFGDISYYDTSLINKTQKANRAILKEAMVKQGFKPYSKEWWHFTLIKEPYPRQYFDFKVE encoded by the coding sequence TTGAGAATAGGATCTAGAGGAACAAGAATTGCAGCTTTCGCAGTTGTGCTGTTGTTGTGGACAAACACTATGTTTATGGGCAGTGCTGATGCTGCTTATGTCGGCACTTCAACAGACTCTGTGCTACAGCAGATGCAATTGGAGAGGAAGAACCATTTACCGCAAGGTTTTGTCTATCTGGATGAAGTAATTCCTACGGCACAATATGAGATTCGATACTACGGGGATAACAATTTTGTAGGGAAGCGGATTGATGGCTATAAGGCGCCTTTAGCGATATTCTCGCGGACAGCGGCAACGTCTTTGAAAGCTGTAAGTGAGGATTTAGCAAAGAAAGGGTATATTCTTAAAATCTATGATGCTTACCGTCCGCAGACGGCTGTGAATCATTTTGTGAGATGGTCACAGAATGCCATAGATACTAAGATGAAACAGCAGTATTATCCGCGACTAGATAAACGTAATCTCTTCAAACTAGGATTTATAGCTAAAAAATCGGGCCATTCCAGAGGTAGCACCGTAGATTTAACGATCGTAAATAAAGAGACGGGAGCTGAAGTAGATATGGGCAGCCCGTTTGATTTTTTCGGAGACATCTCTTATTACGATACGTCCTTAATTAACAAGACTCAGAAAGCAAATCGGGCAATCCTCAAAGAGGCGATGGTAAAACAGGGATTTAAACCTTACAGTAAAGAATGGTGGCATTTTACGTTGATCAAGGAACCTTATCCTAGACAATACTTTGACTTCAAAGTGGAATAA
- a CDS encoding DUF3887 domain-containing protein — translation MNKIAVVVVLSVLLLVNGFGGTTYSTAWADSSEVKVVLNGQVLKSDQYSAYPNGSTVMLPLREASSVLKYQTTYQKSTDTITLSGVKQKIEYKVGDDHITINDTEKRDFKDNVVFKKEHLYVPLSFFTSVGLVTSYNADANLVEVYAPEVTASVIAGLLSTGQFQELENRFFSDEMKRSLSATGLQKYWADFTARAGTYHGIKSTESSQKEDQMSIQCVLGFAVTDASLEFVLNKSGKIVEIKGNLPSI, via the coding sequence ATGAACAAAATCGCGGTTGTTGTGGTGTTAAGTGTACTGTTATTGGTAAATGGATTTGGTGGAACTACCTATTCTACAGCTTGGGCAGATTCTAGTGAAGTGAAGGTAGTTTTGAATGGTCAGGTTCTGAAATCAGATCAATATTCAGCGTACCCTAACGGTTCTACGGTCATGCTACCCCTAAGAGAGGCATCAAGCGTATTGAAATATCAAACTACTTATCAAAAAAGTACGGACACCATTACATTAAGTGGAGTCAAACAAAAGATTGAATATAAAGTAGGAGACGACCATATTACCATTAACGATACAGAGAAAAGAGATTTTAAGGATAATGTTGTGTTTAAAAAGGAACACTTATATGTCCCGCTTTCTTTTTTCACTAGTGTAGGACTGGTAACCTCCTATAATGCTGACGCTAATCTAGTGGAAGTTTATGCGCCCGAGGTTACAGCAAGTGTGATAGCTGGACTGCTGAGCACTGGACAATTCCAGGAATTAGAGAATCGATTCTTTAGCGATGAGATGAAGCGTTCACTTTCCGCAACGGGTTTACAGAAATATTGGGCTGACTTTACTGCACGAGCTGGTACTTACCATGGTATAAAGTCTACTGAAAGTAGTCAAAAAGAAGATCAAATGTCAATACAATGTGTACTCGGCTTCGCTGTAACGGATGCATCCCTTGAGTTTGTTCTGAATAAGTCTGGTAAGATTGTTGAAATAAAGGGAAACCTTCCTTCCATTTAG
- a CDS encoding DHA2 family efflux MFS transporter permease subunit — protein MTKSITQSSPTEERPFSLRAILPPLLAIIVGMIMVILDGTVVNVAIPKLVDYFSSDLKTIQWAITGYTLALAAVIPLAGWMTDRFGSKQVFLVTLTLFILGSMLCSVAQTSSQLVIFRVIQGLGGGMVAPIGMAMVFKLAPAERRGSIMGMLGIPMLLAPALGPILSGWLVEYVSWHWIFLINVPIGIVGIILGVKYLPKTEKIGKGNLDILGIILAPIAFSMLAYGVNEGGANSWSSTPAILGLSVGGVALILFIIVELRHKQPLLDLRVFRSSDFTRGIILTWVMQAALFGSMLFVPLYLQQIRTYTPLETGLILLPQALACVIGMPLGGKLFDKIGARPLAFVGLSIITVTLFLLSGITMTTSLNTIMVYLALLGFGMGIAMMPLNTHVLNAAPRELVSRVTSLTAAAQQVVVAFAVAGLTGYLTSQITVHMGALKAGSNPLTAAVLGFDDVFFLSGCIAVLGVLMSIILRKPKLSSNDSSSEESQKADAAMMMGH, from the coding sequence ATGACAAAATCAATTACTCAGAGTAGCCCGACAGAAGAAAGGCCATTCTCACTAAGAGCTATCCTCCCCCCGCTTCTTGCTATTATCGTCGGAATGATTATGGTTATTTTGGATGGAACCGTCGTGAATGTGGCTATACCCAAACTGGTGGACTATTTTTCTTCAGATCTAAAAACGATTCAGTGGGCGATTACCGGTTACACGTTAGCTTTAGCTGCTGTAATACCTCTCGCAGGCTGGATGACTGATCGCTTCGGGTCAAAACAGGTGTTTCTAGTGACGCTCACGTTGTTCATTCTTGGCTCCATGTTATGTTCCGTGGCTCAAACTTCTTCGCAGCTTGTTATTTTTCGTGTGATCCAAGGACTTGGTGGGGGGATGGTAGCTCCTATTGGGATGGCTATGGTGTTTAAGTTAGCTCCAGCAGAACGAAGAGGGTCGATTATGGGAATGCTTGGGATTCCCATGCTGCTTGCTCCTGCACTTGGTCCAATATTGTCCGGATGGCTTGTTGAATATGTTAGCTGGCATTGGATCTTCTTGATTAACGTGCCAATTGGGATTGTTGGTATTATTCTTGGTGTTAAGTATTTGCCCAAGACGGAGAAGATCGGTAAAGGCAACCTCGATATACTAGGCATTATACTGGCTCCGATTGCGTTCTCCATGCTGGCTTATGGGGTAAATGAAGGTGGTGCGAATAGCTGGTCATCCACTCCAGCGATCCTCGGTTTATCTGTTGGGGGTGTTGCACTGATTCTATTTATAATCGTTGAACTGCGGCATAAACAGCCTTTGCTGGATCTTCGTGTTTTTCGCTCCTCAGATTTCACCCGCGGCATTATTTTAACATGGGTCATGCAAGCCGCATTGTTTGGTTCCATGCTGTTCGTGCCGCTATACTTACAGCAGATTCGGACTTATACACCCCTAGAGACGGGGCTAATTCTGCTTCCGCAAGCTTTAGCTTGTGTAATCGGCATGCCGCTTGGTGGGAAATTGTTCGATAAGATAGGGGCGCGACCACTGGCTTTTGTGGGTCTGAGCATCATTACGGTTACCTTGTTCCTCCTATCGGGGATTACGATGACAACAAGTCTAAACACAATTATGGTGTATCTTGCATTATTAGGGTTCGGGATGGGTATAGCAATGATGCCGCTCAATACACATGTTCTGAATGCCGCGCCGCGTGAATTGGTAAGCCGTGTCACATCTCTTACCGCAGCGGCACAACAGGTGGTTGTGGCTTTTGCCGTAGCAGGCTTGACGGGCTATCTGACAAGTCAAATCACTGTGCACATGGGCGCTTTAAAAGCAGGAAGCAATCCTTTGACAGCTGCAGTTCTGGGCTTTGATGATGTATTCTTCCTATCTGGCTGTATAGCTGTACTCGGTGTACTCATGAGTATTATCCTGCGCAAACCGAAGCTTTCCTCAAATGATTCCTCCTCTGAAGAGAGTCAGAAGGCAGATGCGGCAATGATGATGGGACATTAG
- a CDS encoding DMT family transporter, with translation MKPLKAELMLLVVTLFWGSSYIFMKMGLGTLGEFNLIALRFGLAFILAAMIFHKRLRKVDIKTLKYGALLGFLLLGVFTCITFGLKTTTTSNAGFLVALTVIFVPILDRILFKKRVAPPQVFGSVLAIAGIGLLTLNATLKIGPGDFLCILSAVFYAVQILFTGKAVKECDSLNIGILQLGFAGGFALVLSALFETPSLPSTLPAWAAILALGILCSACGFILQPIAQKYTSPTRTGLIFSLEPVFAALFGYWFAAEKLSMQGYAGAALVLLGIIASELLGKVTFSPRLAQKKPEHL, from the coding sequence ATGAAACCGCTCAAAGCTGAGCTGATGCTGTTAGTTGTAACATTATTTTGGGGTTCCTCCTACATATTTATGAAAATGGGGTTAGGCACGTTAGGCGAATTCAATCTGATTGCACTCCGCTTCGGACTTGCTTTTATATTAGCCGCAATGATCTTCCACAAACGTTTAAGAAAAGTCGACATCAAAACATTAAAATATGGTGCTCTACTAGGATTCTTACTCCTCGGCGTGTTTACATGTATAACGTTCGGACTGAAGACCACAACAACCTCCAACGCTGGATTTTTAGTAGCCCTGACAGTCATATTTGTACCGATACTAGATCGTATACTTTTCAAAAAAAGAGTCGCACCTCCGCAAGTCTTCGGCTCCGTACTCGCTATAGCTGGTATTGGACTTCTTACATTGAATGCTACCTTGAAAATTGGGCCAGGTGACTTCCTTTGTATTCTTTCGGCGGTGTTCTATGCGGTACAGATCTTATTTACTGGTAAGGCGGTAAAAGAGTGTGATTCACTGAATATTGGAATCTTACAGTTAGGTTTTGCCGGAGGGTTTGCTTTAGTGTTATCTGCATTGTTCGAGACACCTTCGCTTCCTTCGACTTTACCGGCATGGGCAGCGATCCTCGCACTTGGGATTCTGTGTAGTGCCTGTGGCTTCATCCTACAACCCATTGCTCAAAAATATACTTCGCCTACACGCACCGGACTGATCTTCTCCCTTGAGCCGGTATTCGCCGCGCTGTTTGGCTATTGGTTCGCCGCTGAAAAGCTATCGATGCAAGGATATGCTGGTGCAGCCCTTGTTCTACTGGGGATTATAGCCTCGGAGCTACTCGGTAAAGTTACGTTCAGCCCTAGGTTGGCTCAGAAGAAACCAGAACATCTATAG
- a CDS encoding LysR substrate-binding domain-containing protein: MSINKYEIFLKVVELGSLTKAAEVLGFTQSGISHTISSLEMEFGFTLLIRNRSGVKLTVNGEQVLQPIREILKWNEKLKQEVADIHGLEVGTITIGTFTSVSVHWLPGMIKQFRREYPYIEIRLMEGGYLEVEQWIEAGVVDCGFISLPTREKFEVIPLKKDRMLGIVAKENPLSAEPFLSLSQIAKEDFIIPKAGSDYDVRRVLDKAGIKPNIKFSAGDDYAIMAMVEKGLGISILPELVLTRQNYNVTMLELEERSFRSLGIAVHTMKYASPATKKFLKHVQTWLLGNP; encoded by the coding sequence TTGAGCATTAATAAATATGAGATTTTTCTCAAGGTTGTAGAGCTAGGGAGCTTAACAAAAGCAGCAGAGGTGCTGGGCTTTACGCAATCTGGAATTAGTCACACGATTAGTAGCTTGGAAATGGAGTTTGGTTTCACGTTATTAATTAGAAATAGATCTGGCGTTAAATTGACGGTAAATGGAGAGCAAGTACTACAGCCTATCCGTGAAATTCTAAAGTGGAATGAAAAATTGAAGCAAGAGGTAGCAGATATACATGGGCTAGAGGTCGGGACCATTACCATCGGTACATTCACCAGTGTATCTGTGCATTGGCTGCCAGGGATGATTAAGCAATTTCGCAGGGAGTACCCCTATATCGAAATCAGGTTGATGGAAGGTGGTTACTTAGAGGTTGAGCAATGGATCGAGGCTGGAGTCGTTGACTGTGGTTTTATTTCTCTGCCTACGCGTGAGAAGTTCGAAGTGATTCCTTTAAAAAAGGACCGGATGCTAGGCATCGTAGCCAAAGAAAATCCGCTTAGTGCAGAACCGTTTCTGTCCTTATCCCAAATTGCTAAAGAGGATTTTATCATCCCGAAGGCAGGTTCAGATTATGATGTTAGACGTGTGCTGGATAAGGCGGGCATCAAACCGAATATTAAGTTTTCAGCAGGTGATGACTATGCCATTATGGCCATGGTGGAGAAGGGGCTTGGAATTAGTATTTTGCCAGAGCTTGTATTAACTCGTCAGAATTATAATGTAACGATGCTTGAATTAGAGGAACGTAGTTTCAGATCACTGGGGATTGCTGTACATACCATGAAATACGCCTCTCCTGCCACTAAAAAATTCCTGAAGCATGTACAAACGTGGTTGTTGGGGAATCCCTGA